The Musa acuminata AAA Group cultivar baxijiao chromosome BXJ2-2, Cavendish_Baxijiao_AAA, whole genome shotgun sequence genome has a segment encoding these proteins:
- the LOC135604857 gene encoding uncharacterized protein LOC135604857: MAAPFGVFPLPTPAADEGAGTERQIEEQPSVPGTTQPADGAGGGGSEEPPHVLDVARFRRLNWLIHRENVDVNELLRLVEQDNHVNLMNDPLLSVVIACKKPKLAVLLIAKISDSTLKADNYNGDTALHVAAAMDDKEVALELIRRVPNLVHVRNVKQEIPLHKAAMYGLQDMFWLLVEKSSSPEARREDGATMLHCAIMGNAPVLALQIAQYYPSQIESRNEHALTPLQLLVTIPEAFRSQVVLGVLDSFIYDWIPLEEDSSKMKETDEEVAPNISRIGVAQDDDGDHSPKTFRSKFPSNYSTLFDLLELTSIPAGWIQRFAYNIIWQFSPRVQRLERKKKNHTETMHLIEYLAQAGYFDFFVRGKDPTQGSILGPLDSPPETGKEGDAQKPDTEPTTAVKELIKRMTDKLYKLVSEEPETPVSTAIKEAAQSVEKVLKALSPSSEDRWNEPPLILGAQMGLHDFVGKILQVCPQSATYLDTKGRNVLRVAIESGNRETVETIRRMTQGDNPILPSWLLSSIDSKTRNTILHFASEKVGDTGDDAVEMQDEIRWFEMVKEMVPRELVYSRNTDEKTAREIFTESHKEMFKNCKSQLMEMGKTCSGLVAAVVFASSFSIPGEKDSGTGNPVYFNRLPFKVFTHAYVIGLSCAATSLVLFLSLIISPYKEQQFRRAIPTKYFFACFSFGLALMALLVAFTCNIFLQIYGGQTTQAKDILQLVLELAVFPTVCFIVLLYRGANFGPSFFGRVRS; this comes from the exons ATGGCGGCTCCCTTCGGCGTGTTTCCGCTGCCGACGCCTGCTGCTGATGAAGGCGCCGGAACAGAAAGACAAATAGAGGAACAGCCGTCTGTCCCTGGGACGACGCAGCCTGCAGATGGCGCCGGTGGTGGTGGATCAGAGGAGCCACCGCATGTCCTGGACGTGGCACGCTTCCGCCGGCTGAACTGGCTCATCCACCGTGAGAACGTGGACGTGAACGAACTTCTGCGTCTAGTGGAGCAGGATAACCACGTGAACCTCATGAACGATCCCTTGCTCAGCGTCGTCATCGCCTGCAAGAAGCCCAAACTCGCCGTCCTCCTCATCGCCAAAATATCAGATTCCACGCTCAAGGCCGACAACTACAACGGCGACACGGCGCTTCACGTAGCTGCAGCCATGGACGACAAAGAAGTGGCCTTGGAGCTGATCCGCAGGGTGCCAAATCTCGTTCATGTGCGGAACGTGAAGCAGGAGATACCGCTACATAAGGCGGCAATGTACGGGCTGCAGGACATGTTCTGGCTGCTGGTGGAAAAGAGCAGCTCACCGGAAGCCCGGAGGGAGGACGGCGCCACCATGCTGCACTGTGCCATCATGGGCAATGCTCCGG TACTTGCCTTGCAGATTGCACAGTATTATCCATCTCAGATCGAATCCCGGAATGAGCACGCCCTCACTCCGCTGCAGCTGTTGGTGACTATTCCAGAGGCGTTCCGAAGCCAAGTAGTTCTTGGGGTCCTCGACTCCTTCATTTACGACT GGATCCCTTTGGAAGAGGACTCGAGTAAAATGAAGGAAACCGATGAAGAGGTGGCACCCAACATATCT CGCATTGGAGTAGCACAAGACGATGACGGTGACCACTCGCCTAAGACTTTTCGCTCAAAATTCCCATCAAACTACAGCACGCTCTTTGACCTGCTGGAGTTGACCAGCATCCCAG CTGGCTGGATTCAGCGATTTGCTTATAACATTATATGGCAAT TCTCCCCGAGAGTCCAACgtttggagaggaagaagaagaaccatACAGAAACTATGCACCTCATCGAATACTTAGCCCAAGCAGGATACTTTGATTTCTTTGTGCGTGGAAAAGACCCCACCCAAGGTAGTATACTTGGTCCACTAGACTCTCCACCGGAGACTGGAAAAGAAGGTGATGCCCAAAAACCGGACACGGAACCCACAACTGCAGTGAAAGAGCTCATTAAGAGGATGACAGATAAGCTCTACAAGTTAGTGTCGGAGGAACCGGAAACACCTGTCTCGACTGCAATCAAAGAGGCAGCTCAGAGTGTGGAGAAAGTGTTAAAGGCACTGTCACCTAGCTCGGAAGACAGATGGAACGAACCACCCTTGATCTTAGGCGCACAAATGGGCCTTCATGATTTCGTCGGCAAGATCCTGCAAGTGTGCCCACAGTCAGCAACCTACCTGGACACGAAGGGCAGAAATGTTCTTCGAGTGGCGATAGAATCTGGGAACCGAGAGACTGTAGAAACTATCCGTAGGATGACCCAGGGAGACAACCCCATTTTACCATCCTGGTTGTTGTCCAGCATCGACTCTAAAACCAGAAACACCATCCTGCATTTTGCTTCTGAGAAGGTCGGTGATACCGGAGACGATGCAGTCGAAATGCAAGACGAGATACGATGGTTTGAG ATGGTGAAAGAGATGGTGCCTAGGGAGCTCGTGTACAGTCGAAACACGGACGAGAAGACAGCACGGGAGATATTTACCGAGAGTCACAAAGAGATGTTCAAGAACTGCAAGAGTCAGCTAATGGAGATGGGCAAGACATGTTCAGGCCTCGTAGCGGCGGTGGTCTTCGCGTCCAGCTTCTCCATACCGGGCGAGAAGGATTCCGGAACCGGCAACCCTGTGTACTTCAACAGGCTACCCTTTAAGGTGTTCACGCATGCGTACGTGATCGGGTTGTCGTGCGCCGCCACGTCTCTGGTGTTGTTCTTGTCCCTCATCATCTCGCCTTACAAGGAGCAGCAGTTCCGCCGTGCCATCCCCACCAAGTACTTCTTCGCTTGCTTCTCGTTTGGGCTGGCGCTGATGGCTTTGTTGGTGGCCTTCACTTGCAACATCTTCCTACAGATATATGGCGGGCAGACAACACAGGCGAAGGACATCCTTCAACTTGTACTGGAGCTGGCCGTCTTCCCCACTGTCTGCTTTATTGTGCTCCTCTACCGCGGTGCCAATTTTGGTCCATCTTTTTTCGGTCGTGTTCGGAGTTGA
- the LOC103976199 gene encoding uncharacterized protein LOC103976199 translates to MMWLPADGAGDGGSEEPPHVPDLAGFHPLNPTTTQPADGAGDGGSEEPPHALDVARFRRLNSLIHRENVDADELLNLVGRDNRVNLMNDPLLSVVIACKKPKLAVRLMAKISSNDILKAKNFNGDTALHVAAAMDDQEVASELIRRNPDLVHERNGKLEIPLHKAALYGLKDMFWLLVEKNSSPEARREDGATMLHCAIMGNAPVLALEIAKTYPIQIESRNEHALTPLQLLVTIPEAFRSQALLEALDSFIYKWIPLDEDSSKMNKRDEEVALNGSRIGVAQDDDVDHSPMTFRSKFPSNYSTLFDLLELISIPAGWILRLVYNIIRQLSPRVQRLEGKKNNHTETMHLIEYLAIEGYFQFFVRGKVPIKGSTFASRELGPPESVQEGDAQKRDTEAPAAVKELIKRMTNKLYKLVSEEPETPVSIAIEEAAQSVEKVLKALSPSSEDRWNEPPLILGAQMGLHDFVGKILRVCPQSATYLDTKGRNVLQVAVMYRREEIVKIIMDMRTILPSWLFSKIDPKTGNAILHLASVGSPDVVKEEQDEPDAMQLYYDLVWFEMVQSSIPKELVHSRNKKGKTAQELFTSNHKQMRKSCKKQLVGIAKTCTSAVAAVVFAMSSSFSHTDDPKTGDSRMFKALSYTYVIGLSFAATSLFLLLSLVNSSYKEQKFRRAIPTKFFLARLTYNMALGTLLLAFTFNTFLQIYGVEGAKEKQEITFMLEIIVCPVLTCLLLFFPDAIFGTFRRFI, encoded by the exons ATGATGTGGCTGCCTGCAGATGGCGCAGGTGATGGTGGATCAGAGGAGCCACCGCATGTCCCGGACTTGGCGGGCTTCCACCCGCTGAACCCTACGACGACGCAGCCTGCAGATGGCGCAGGTGATGGTGGATCAGAGGAGCCACCGCATGCCCTGGACGTGGCACGCTTCCGCCGGCTGAACTCGCTCATCCACCGTGAGAACGTGGACGCGGACGAACTTCTGAATCTTGTGGGGCGGGATAACCGCGTGAACCTCATGAATGACCCGCTGCTCAGCGTCGTCATCGCCTGCAAGAAGCCCAAGCTCGCCGTCCGCCTCATGGCCAAAATATCATCAAATGACATTCTCAAGGCCAAAAACTTCAACGGCGACACGGCGCTTCACGTAGCTGCCGCCATGGACGACCAAGAAGTGGCCTCGGAGCTGATCCGTAGGAATCCAGATCTCGTTCATGAGCGGAACGGGAAGCTGGAGATACCGCTACATAAGGCGGCCCTGTACGGGCTGAAGGACATGTTCTGGCTGCTGGTGGAAAAGAACAGCTCACCGGAAGCCCGGAGGGAGGACGGCGCCACCATGCTGCACTGTGCCATCATGGGCAATGCGCCGG TACTCGCCTTGGAGATCGCAAAGACTTATCCAATTCAGATCGAATCCCGGAATGAGCACGCCCTCACTCCGCTGCAGCTGTTGGTGACCATTCCAGAGGCATTCCGAAGCCAAGCACTTCTTGAGGCCCTCGACTCCTTCATCTACAAAT GGATTCCCTTGGACGAGGACTCGAGTAAAATGAACAAAAGGGATGAAGAGGTGGCACTCAACGGATCT CGCATTGGAGTAGCACAAGACGATGACGTTGACCACTCGCCGATGACTTTTCGCTCAAAATTCCCATCAAACTACAGCACTCTCTTCGACCTGTTGGAGTTGATCAGCATCCCAG CTGGCTGGATTCTGCGATTGGTTTATAACATTATAAGGCAAT TGTCGCCGAGAGTCCAACGTCTGGAGGGGAAGAAGAACAACCATACAGAAACTATGCACCTCATCGAATACTTAGCCATAGAAGGATACTTCCAGTTCTTTGTGCGTGGAAAAGTTCCCATCAAAGGTAGTACATTTGCTTCACGAGAGCTTGGTCCACCGGAGTCTGTACAAGAAGGTGATGCCCAAAAAAGGGACACGGAAGCCCCAGCTGCAGTGAAAGAGCTCATTAAGAGGATGACAAATAAGCTCTACAAGTTAGTGTCGGAGGAACCGGAAACACCGGTCTCAATTGCAATCGAAGAGGCGGCTCAGAGTGTGGAGAAAGTGTTAAAGGCACTGTCACCTAGCTCGGAAGACAGATGGAACGAACCACCCTTGATCTTAGGTGCACAAATGGGCCTTCATGATTTCGTCGGCAAGATCCTGCGAGTGTGCCCACAGTCAGCAACCTACCTGGACACGAAGGGCAGAAATGTTCTCCAAGTCGCAGTCATGTATCGTCGCGAGGAGATTGTCAAGATCATAATGGACATGAGAACCATTTTACCATCCTGGTTATTTTCCAAAATCGACCCCAAAACCGGGAACGCCATCCTGCATCTTGCTTCAGTTGGAAGCCCTGATGTAGTAAAGGAAGAGCAAGACGAACCGGATGCAATGCAACTGTATTACGATTTAGTATGGTTTGAG ATGGTGCAATCAAGTATTCCTAAAGAACTAGTGCATAGTCGAAATAAGAAAGGAAAGACAGCGCAAGAGCTCTTTACTTCGAACCACAAACAGATGCGTAAGAGTTGCAAGAAACAACTAGTGGGGATTGCAAAGACATGTACAAGCGCTGTGGCAGCTGTGGTCTTCGCCATGAGCTCCTCCTTCTCCCACACCGACGATCCAAAAACTGGCGATTCACGCATGTTCAAGGCCTTGTCATACACATACGTGATCGGGTTGTCATTCGCGGCTACATCTCTGTTCCTGTTGCTGTCCCTCGTCAATTCATCGTACAAGGAGCAGAAGTTCCGCCGTGCCATCCCAACCAAGTTTTTCTTAGCCCGCCTCACATATAACATGGCGTTGGGGACTCTGTTGCTGGCCTTCACATTCAACACTTTCCTGCAGATATATGGCGTGGAGGGAGCAAAGGAAAAGCAAGAGATCACATTCATGCTGGAGATCATCGTCTGTCCAGTTCTCActtgcctcctcctcttctttcctgACGCCATATTTGGTACATTTCGTCGTTTTATTTAA
- the LOC135606060 gene encoding uncharacterized protein LOC135606060 isoform X1, producing the protein MRSISCLGAWDGASMTAFVAALPVPPGDSVASSSVFLPRYENGSSRLAVSKPSWIVRTEGSGFYSEVSSAIRSGGLCKNTFLSNVRREKMKRPDPPCVVCDGSGRIDCHYCRGRGRTNCLDLIMLPKGEWPKWCKVCGGSGLGHCNRCLGTGEYRDVMGFHFMKNNRDST; encoded by the exons ATGCGCTCCATATCGTGCCTCGGCGCATGGGACGGCGCATCGATGACAGCTTTCGTCGCCGCCCTCCCGGTGCCCCCGGGAGATTCCGTCGCCTCATCGAGCGTCTTCCTCCCACGCTATGAAAACGGGTCCTCGCGGTTGGCCGTCTCCAAGCCTTCCTGGATCGTCCGAACGGAG GGCTCTGGTTTTTACAGCGAGGTGAGTAGTGCTATTCGATCAGGAGGATTGTGTAAGAACACTTTCTTG TCAAATGTTAGGAGAGAGAAAATGAAGAGACCAGATCCGCCATGTGTGGTCTGTGATGGTAGTGGGAGAATTGATTGCCACTATTGTCGAGGAAGAG GCAGGACGAACTGCCTGGATCTGATCATGCTCCCTAAAGGAGAATGGCCTAAATG GTGCAAGGTCTGTGGCGGAAGCGGACTTGGCCACTGTAACCGCTGCCTCGGAACAGGAGAATACCGAGATGTAATGGGATTTCATTTTATGAAGAATAATAGGGATTCAACATGA
- the LOC135606060 gene encoding uncharacterized protein LOC135606060 isoform X2 yields the protein MRSISCLGAWDGASMTAFVAALPVPPGDSVASSSVFLPRYENGSSRLAVSKPSWIVRTESNVRREKMKRPDPPCVVCDGSGRIDCHYCRGRGRTNCLDLIMLPKGEWPKWCKVCGGSGLGHCNRCLGTGEYRDVMGFHFMKNNRDST from the exons ATGCGCTCCATATCGTGCCTCGGCGCATGGGACGGCGCATCGATGACAGCTTTCGTCGCCGCCCTCCCGGTGCCCCCGGGAGATTCCGTCGCCTCATCGAGCGTCTTCCTCCCACGCTATGAAAACGGGTCCTCGCGGTTGGCCGTCTCCAAGCCTTCCTGGATCGTCCGAACGGAG TCAAATGTTAGGAGAGAGAAAATGAAGAGACCAGATCCGCCATGTGTGGTCTGTGATGGTAGTGGGAGAATTGATTGCCACTATTGTCGAGGAAGAG GCAGGACGAACTGCCTGGATCTGATCATGCTCCCTAAAGGAGAATGGCCTAAATG GTGCAAGGTCTGTGGCGGAAGCGGACTTGGCCACTGTAACCGCTGCCTCGGAACAGGAGAATACCGAGATGTAATGGGATTTCATTTTATGAAGAATAATAGGGATTCAACATGA
- the LOC135606059 gene encoding uncharacterized protein LOC135606059 gives MAAPSSIQTLMPAADAGAGSGRQIEKQPWTLQPADGAGDGGPEEPPHVLDLAGFHPLNPTTSQPADGAGVGGSEEPPHALDVARFRRLNSLIHCENVAVDKLLHLVRQDYHVNLMLDPLLSFVIAYKKPKLINKVSDAMLTATNYDGATALHVAAAMDDKEVALKLIGRVPDLVHMPNVKQEIPLHKAALYGLQDMFWLLVEKNSSPEARREDGATMLHCAIMGNAPGE, from the exons ATGGCGGCTCCTTCCAGCATCCAAACGCTGATGCCTGCTGCTGATGCAGGCGCCGGATCAGGGAGACAAATAGAGAAACAGCCCTGGACGTTGCAGCCTGCAGATGGCGCAGGTGATGGTGGACCAGAGGAGCCACCGCATGTCCTGGACTTGGCAGGCTTCCACCCGCTGAACCCTACGACGTCGCAGCCTGCAGATGGTGCAGGTGTTGGTGGATCAGAGGAGCCACCGCATGCCCTGGACGTGGCACGCTTCCGCCGGCTGAACTCGCTCATCCACTGTGAGAACGTGGCCGTGGACAAACTCCTGCATCTAGTGAGGCAGGATTACCACGTGAACCTCATGCTCGACCCCTTGCTCAGCTTTGTCATCGCCTACAAGAAGCCCAAGCTCATCAACAAAGTATCAGATGCCATGCTCACGGCCACCAACTACGACGGCGCCACAGCGCTTCACGTAGCTGCCGCCATGGACGACAAAGAAGTGGCCTTGAAGCTGATCGGCAGGGTGCCAGATCTCGTTCATATGCCGAACGTGAAACAGGAGATACCGCTACATAAGGCGGCCCTGTACGGGCTGCAGGACATGTTCTGGCTGCTGGTGGAAAAGAACAGCTCACCGGAAGCCCGGAGGGAGGACGGCGCCACCATGCTGCACTGTGCCATCATGGGCAACGCGCCGG gtgagtga